Part of the Paenibacillus sp. FSL R7-0273 genome is shown below.
AGGCAAACACACGCTGCGCATGGAGGTCCAGGTGTCCAGCGTCGGCCCGATGATTGAGGATGTGCTGAGTACGACACAGAAGATGTCGCTTCTGTCACGGGAAATCACACAGGTGACCGGCACGAATCCGGACCCGAACGGAGACTGGAAGCTTGAACAGAATATACCCAATCTGGTGCCGCGCCTGCATCTGATGGCCCGGACACTGGATGAAGCTGTGCAGGCCATGTACGACTTCGGTGTTGAGCAGGGCAGCTCGGAGCTGAGCACACTGTATGAGGCACGCGACCGGTTTCTGGAGATGGCTGAGGAGCCCTCCTCCATTCCGGGCCGTCTGCAGCAATTTACTGATCTGCAGTCCTCGCTCGGCACATGGGTCAACGGCTTGATGAAGCAGAGCATCGTTATGGACTACATTGTTGTGAAGTCGGAAGACCAGCCATGGCCGAAGGATGCAGCTCCTTGGTATACACGGGTTGGAACGATGGCTTATGATTTCGCCAGCTCGTTCACCAAGGACTACAGCGGCATCGGCAATACCTACAAGGATGAAAAGGTGCTTGAGGTATGGGTCTCCCGCGGACGTGACTGGGCTGAGATTATCAAGCAGATGATTGATGAGGATTTCACCCCGAATTCCGGCATCAAGGTCAATGTGAATGTCATCCCTACTGTGGCCGCAGATCAGAAGCAGATCCTGCTGCTGGCGAGCACGGCAGGACTGGCGCCCGATGTGGCGCTTGGCGTAGAGGGCGAAGTGCCCATTGATTTTGCCGTCCGTAATTCACTCGTTAATCTGAATGATTTCGCGGATTATGATGAGGTTGCCTCCCGGTTCAGAGAAGGCGCACTTATTCCTTATAAGTATAGCGACGGCGATTATGCGCTGCCGGAGAATCAGAATTTCAGCATGCTCTTTTACCGCAAGGATATTATGGAGCAGCTTGGGATCACCGATGAGGATATTCCCGACACCTGGCAGGAGGTCATGGAGCTGATTCCGCTGCTTCAGCAGAACGGGATGGATTTCTATTATCCGCATGCTCCCAACAATCCTGCACTGGCGATCAATGAGTTTGCACCGTTCCTGTTCCAGTATGGCGGTGATTTCTATAAGAATAACGGCACTCAGTCGGCGCTGGATTCGCCGGAAGCACTGACGGCCATGAAGACCTGGACCGGCCTCTTTACCAACTATAAGCTGCAGAAGCAGGCGGATTTCTATAACCGCTTCCGTTCCGGCGAGATGCCGATCGGGGTGGCCGATTATTCCACCTACATCCTGCTCTCTACAGCGGCTCCGGAGCTAACCGGCTGGTGGGGCATGAAGCCGATGCCGGGCATTGAACAAGAGGACGGGCGGGTTAACCGTTCCACCGGCGGGCTGGCCCAGACAGCCATGATCTTCAGTGACTCCGAGATGCAGGAGGAATCCTGGGAGTTTCTGAAATGGTGGACCGGTGCGGATGCCCAGGAGAGCTTCGGCTCCGAGCTGGAATCGCTGCTGGGGGTTGAGGCCCGCTGGAACACCGCCAATATTGAAGCGCTAAAGCGGCTGCCGTGGCAGCAGCAGGATATCGATGCCATTCTGGAGCAATGGGAATGGTTCAAGGAGCGCGAGGTTGTGCTCGGCGGATATTATACGACCCGCTATATCGCTAATATCTGGAATGAAATTGTGCTTA
Proteins encoded:
- a CDS encoding extracellular solute-binding protein gives rise to the protein MLRILRKYKVSLSVLVVLALSLVWWNESRGFDNAAMAGIPEYTGVDESSVLELDSVNSKLEPSYSSYYTELQSSEAADAGNFALVLPAAGYSAVSSGGTELMDGLGGKTGPVLALQTEDSWAEYKVTVPADGFYQMGMEYYALPGKRSSIIRSLKVDGEYLFSQVKKMEFQRMWAEDGEPWRDNQGNEFNPKRVEVSGWQYREFRDAEARTGEPFRFYLTKGEHTLRLEAIREPAALSELRIFSPAALPSYAEVEQEYQAKGYKSAENQVIKVQAETSVLRSDPTLKRIEDREPLTEPFDKNAIVLNSFGGVGWRTGGQWAEWEMEVPESGLYNIGIRFGQWFLNGIPVERRIMIDGQVPFQEMNAVKFPYKAEWQVNRLGNDDGAYAFYLEKGKHTLRMEVQVSSVGPMIEDVLSTTQKMSLLSREITQVTGTNPDPNGDWKLEQNIPNLVPRLHLMARTLDEAVQAMYDFGVEQGSSELSTLYEARDRFLEMAEEPSSIPGRLQQFTDLQSSLGTWVNGLMKQSIVMDYIVVKSEDQPWPKDAAPWYTRVGTMAYDFASSFTKDYSGIGNTYKDEKVLEVWVSRGRDWAEIIKQMIDEDFTPNSGIKVNVNVIPTVAADQKQILLLASTAGLAPDVALGVEGEVPIDFAVRNSLVNLNDFADYDEVASRFREGALIPYKYSDGDYALPENQNFSMLFYRKDIMEQLGITDEDIPDTWQEVMELIPLLQQNGMDFYYPHAPNNPALAINEFAPFLFQYGGDFYKNNGTQSALDSPEALTAMKTWTGLFTNYKLQKQADFYNRFRSGEMPIGVADYSTYILLSTAAPELTGWWGMKPMPGIEQEDGRVNRSTGGLAQTAMIFSDSEMQEESWEFLKWWTGADAQESFGSELESLLGVEARWNTANIEALKRLPWQQQDIDAILEQWEWFKEREVVLGGYYTTRYIANIWNEIVLNGRYPREAVEQGVREINKELNKKREEFGLDVTKPSGDSGGGEQK